A single Corynebacterium stationis DNA region contains:
- a CDS encoding ATP-binding protein → MSLLSIDETTRAQLRQLRLSTFADVYFELAADEEMTNALPEEIFLKAVAQAAEQRRQRNIAKAITQAKFRYPDATLAEVINPQDRGINLRQLKRLSATNWRENPTNVHVLAPTGTGKTYIACALGIAACQAGYSVAYYRLDQLVDALTVFLPADKRYADLMRRLQNIDVLILDDFLTIGIDQRGQEDLTKIIFDRDGRLPTIVASQTSAAYWLEALPDRVGADSLVSRLNTGQRINLGDYDMRQHLAYTHHTTD, encoded by the coding sequence ATGTCATTGTTAAGTATTGATGAAACCACCCGGGCACAATTACGCCAGCTGCGGCTATCCACATTTGCTGATGTCTACTTTGAACTCGCAGCGGATGAAGAAATGACCAATGCGCTGCCGGAAGAGATCTTTCTCAAAGCAGTGGCCCAAGCCGCCGAACAACGCCGGCAACGCAATATCGCCAAAGCCATCACCCAAGCCAAATTCCGCTACCCCGATGCCACGTTGGCCGAGGTGATTAACCCACAAGATCGTGGTATCAACCTGCGCCAGCTCAAACGCTTGTCCGCGACAAACTGGCGTGAAAACCCCACCAACGTCCACGTGCTAGCACCGACCGGTACCGGTAAAACCTATATCGCCTGCGCTTTAGGCATTGCCGCCTGCCAAGCAGGCTACTCGGTAGCCTACTACCGACTTGATCAACTTGTGGATGCTTTAACGGTCTTCCTGCCAGCAGATAAGCGTTATGCAGACCTTATGCGACGGCTGCAAAACATAGACGTTCTCATCCTGGATGACTTCCTGACCATAGGAATCGACCAACGTGGACAAGAAGACCTCACCAAAATCATATTCGACCGCGACGGCAGACTACCAACCATTGTCGCCTCGCAAACCTCCGCCGCCTACTGGCTTGAAGCCCTCCCCGATAGAGTCGGCGCCGACTCCCTAGTCAGCCGACTTAACACCGGCCAACGCATCAACCTCGGCGACTACGACATGCGCCAACACCTGGCCTACACCCACCACACCACCGACTAA